The following DNA comes from Cryptococcus deuterogattii R265 chromosome 2, complete sequence.
ccccaAAACATAAAAACACCAATGTGGAGGCCAGCTGCAAAGACAACCGGCACGAACGACGTGAGTGACGCATACCCATTAATCTGCCACGCTCACACCCACCAGGTCCCTCTCGCAAACAAGCGACGCTTCGGTCTCCCCGAAGATGGTCCTCCCTCCAACTCTCCTTCCTATGCACCTCGTCCTGCTGGCGATATTCAGTACTTTAATGGCCGACAAGAGCGCGAGCGTGATGGTCGAGACGACAGAGAGAGACCAAGGGATGATTACGACAGGAGGCGTGATGATTACCCGCGAGACGATAGGGACAGAAGATATGAAGACTACTCCAGGGATGGACACAGTGACAGACGAGACGAGAGGTCGAGATGGGATGACGGAGACAGGAGAGAGGCCCCCAGAGGCCGTGAGCGCTCTAGGGATCGTGGAGACTCGAATGAAGGTACGTCGCATTTTAGTTTCGTCTTTCGTACTGCTGACTCATTCGACGTAGATGGCCCGCGGAAGCGTCGATCTCGATGGGGCGACGCTTCAGCCAAAGTCAATGTTCCCGGAATGCCTGTCGCCGTCATGGGCAATGTTTCTCAGACAGAACTTGACAATTATGCTATTCACGTCCGTCTCGAGGAGATCAATCGTAAACTGAGAACTGGTGATGTCGTTCCCCCTGAGGGTCAGCGTTCTCCATCCCCTACTCCCCAATACGATGCCTACGGACGCAGGACCAACACAAGAGAGTTGAGATACCGCAAAAAGCTGGAAGACGAGCGTACGAGATTAATCGATCGCGCGGTCAAGTCAGACCCCAATTTCCGACCCCCTGTGGACTTTCAGCATAAGCGAGGTTCTCGACCTCAAGACAAAGTTTATATTCCTGTCAAAGAATTTCCGGAAATCAACTTTTTCGGCTTGCTCGTTGGTCCTCGTGGTAATTCTCTcaaaaaaatggaaagggAGAGTGGTGCCAAAATCAGCATCCGAGGTAAGGGAAGTGTCAAGGAGGGTAAGGGAAGGCCCGGTAACTTCCCTcatgatgaggaggatgaactGCATTGTTTGATCACCGCCGACGATGAAAGCAAGGTCAAGGCTTGTGTCGCCCTGATCAACAAAGTTATAGAAACTGTGAGCATTTTTCTAGGGGTAAATTACACTGTGAACTGATTCGGTGCTTAAGGCTGCGTCCACTCCTGAAGGCGAAAATGACCATAAACGAAACCAGCTTCGAGAACTGGCCTCGCTTAACGGTACTCTTCGAGACGACGAGAACCAGCTTTGCCAAAACTGTGGCGAAAAAGGTCATAGGCGTTGGGAGTGTCCACAGCAGAGAGTGTATAGCGCCAATGTCATCTGTCGTATTTGTGGTGGAGGTAAGTCGTATTCTTATGTTCTCTAATCGaatctcattctcattATCTTTCAGCTGGTCATATGGCACGAGATTGCCGTGGTCGTGGTGATCCAAACCTTACTCAAAATAAACAAACTGCGTTCGATTCAGAATACACTGCACTTATGGCAGAGCTCGGCGAAGGCGGCGGATCGACGCCAGGCTCTGCTCCTACTGCCGCCATTGGCGCTCCTGGTGCTATTCCACCCCAAAGCAGGGTGCCCCCTTGGAGACTTCCGGAAAATTGGCAGTCCAGTATGTtatcttccacctttttttccctaTGTGTGTTACTGACCTTGGGATAGACGCTGGCGGTTTCCGTGGCCCCCCCGGTTTCCAAGCCCAGGGCTACCAGCAAGCCGCTCCAGGTGCTGCTGCCTACGGCCAACAACAAGCTTACCCAGGCTACGCCGGTTACCAGACTGGTGCCGTGggtggatatggaagtCCGGCCACCGGCGGTGCTGACGCCTATGCTGCGTAAGTGAAGTGTTTGGACAAGCATACGGTTGTGTTCGAGCTGACACCTGACAGTTACTATGCCTCTATGGGACAGCAAGCTCCTGCCGCTGCTGTTTAAGTTTTCTGGCAGTGATTTGGCATCAGAGTTTATCTACTCATGATGTGATTTCaactgaggaagagggcgcAGGAAtaggacgaagaggatggggaaaacctgaagaagagcttttGCAATTGTGATTGAACAGACTTATACCCTTCTCTAGCCGACGATTTGTATATACATTATCCAGGTGACTGGGAGTGTGGGCGGTACTTGTCCGGCGTGGAACTGATGTATTGACTACTCGTGCTCATTTGCGTAAATTGCTGATACATCGAAACTCATTTTCTATCTCATCTTAAATTGGCTTAGTATCATGGGAGGGGCAGAGCATTTTTCGGAGTACGAGTAATGACTCGTTGGCCATGGTCTGCAAATTGGATGCAGATAGTTGTAGCGACTTCGATATGCAAAACAGATTTTCGTACCCCCTACTGTGTTCCCAGCGGCCGAAATAACTACGAATTAAATATTGTCATTGACCATGAAGTCACTGGAATATACTTGAGAAGGGTAAGTTGAAAACATGATGGAATTCGTTTGTGTAATAAGACTGAGAGAAGCTAATTCTGGCTGTTGAAGGTCATAATTATCCCCATTCTTCTAGGGTCCCGGTCTAAAGATACAGGACGCAACTTGCACACGTAACTCGCATGTTTAAAAATGTCAGCTTATTATCACCATCCGGCACCAAGTTGTCGTCATCTTATGTTAATCGCAAGGCTAACTGATAAGGGTAGAAGAAGGTCTTGGCGATAGTGAAAACAATGGATTGGAGGAGCATGTGATGAGCTCCGCCCGGTAATGAAAGGTCCGTCTGTTGATGGTAATGACGGATGATGCTGTTATTGTATATCTGTCTAATCGCATgccatccttgtccttggcGGACGTCCAGCATGCATCATATCATCGAAAGACGTTTGTGAACTTTTGTCACATGCAGAGCAAGTGGTCTGTCCTCAGACAATATCTCAGACAATAATCTCAAGGCAATACCTCAGACAATCCCTCAGACAATGACCTCAGACAATGACCTCTAGACAATGACCTCGGACAATAACCTCAAAGACAATAACGAGCTTATTTTTTGTTGTGGTACTCGTACTCTCCCGGCCGGGAGGATTAAATTCGTTCTTAGTTCGCGACACTTGTCGTCGTAATAATAGTCAATTATCAGCGGATTACAGGAACAATCATGACTAATCGCAACGGTAGTCGGCGGGTGACCAACCGTTACTCCTACGTATGACATGCATTATGGCAAGGCCTTTTAGAACACGATACATAGAATGGTCACAGGTTCATGAAAAACAACAAGGTTTCGGAATGATAGTAGATATCGCAATATAGCACACGGGATATTATATAGTAGAATTAACCGAGCGGGAGACAAGATACGGCACATTGAAATGGTGTGATCAATGCGAAATGTACTGAAAAACATAGGATACCTCTGCGAGACCCAATTCCGCTCTCAATAGGTCGTCATGCATTTTCCCCAGCTCCTCGTTGGGATAATGGTTCCAACTGCCGAATTATCTCAGTGTGATGGCAAATACATATGAAGGCGCTGAAACTTACGTGCTGGCATCACCATAGAGCAGGGCTTGCGCCTTAACAAATTGCTTGCCTTCTCGACACCGCTTGCACTTGTAAGTATCGTGTGTATCGCACAAAGTTTCGGGGTTAAACTTAAATAGTTGTCGTAGGTCGCCCTGCGTGAAATGTCGGGCCGTATCTTCGGCTTCGTCAACTACGCACGCCGACAGATTTTGCTTTTGACATCTGTAGAGAATTTGTTAACGAGAAGCCCAGGGATCTAAATCATTGCTTACTGTCGTTGGAAGATTTTTTCTTCAATAGTACCTGTCGTTTGAAATCGATAGACGAAacattctttcttttgtCCATCACGCCAGACTCGAGCCAAAGCCTGCTGATCACTGGCAGGGTTCCAGTCCTGGATGACTATTAGGGTATTATTTTGTGTTAATGAAAGAATCCACTCACAGGGTCAAATAGCACCAATCTATTGGCGCCGATTAGATTAATGCCACATCCACCTGCCTTAGAACTAAGCAAAAAAACGAATTCCTTGCTTTCAGGCTGATTGAACTGAGCCACAATCTTTGATCTCTTAGGAACCGACATGCTGCCGTCTAATCGAAGATAGCCATATCGCTTACTGCGACACAGCTTCTCCATGAGGTCAAGAGTTTGAGTAGCATTGCTGATGAGTACTATTTTGTCATTTGTGTGGTGTCTTATGTGGTCTAGCATCCTGAAAGTCCAAGTCAGCTCCTAGCCTACGGCAAGTGCATAGATACTCACCTTTCGAGGACTACGAATTTTCCCGAATATTGGCAGTTGACGGTCCTGTCCCTGCCCTTCCCGTTATAGCCATCTGGTAACAAGGTTTCGCTGCCAGGAAGGTCTTCGGGTAAATTGAGAAGATCCGGGTGATTAACCAACTTTCTGAGAAGACCAATGGCCTTGAGAGGTTGAGAGTCTTTGCCTCGAAGGAGTCGTTGAACATCTTTGGAGGTAACGAAGAGATTGTAGAGCGATGCTTGCAGAGGACTTGGGCGACAGAAAACAACATGCTCATATTTAACGGGCACTAAATAATTGTTAGGAATTGTCTAACAATCTGATACTAAACCACATACAATATTTGGATAACAAGTCATTCGTACGTCGGATGATGAACTTGCTCACGAGTCCGCCAAGCTCCTTTAACTTTGCGTCACTCTCcaatttctctttctccgTTGCATCAGCATCACGTCCTCTGAGAATTTTGGACTCAAAGTTCTTTTTGAAGTCAAGCTTCGAGCCAAGATACTCTGGGTTGGCAAAGTTCAACAGTGCAAAGTACTCAGATAAGTCGTTTTGTATGGGTGTTCCAGTGAGAATGACTCGACGCTGGACTTTGAGAGAGGTAAGAGCTTGGAAGGTAAGGGTCTCTACACATAGACGGTGAGCAAGGTCACAAGGTATCCGGCCGTTACATCGACATACCAGCGTTTTTGAGCCTGTGGCCCTCATCGGCAAGAAGCAACCCAATTTCGCAACTGGCCAACTCTTCTTGTAGAGTTCGCAGAGTCTCATACGAAACAATCATCACAGGTAGAGTGATATTCCTGCCGTGGGCTTGCACCCATCGCCTAACAGCGGGAATAAGCTCGGCTTTTCCCCCTTTGCCATCCACAACCATAGGGTTGACCGCTCCCGATCCGAGCCATTTGACAAGCTCATTGGCCCAGTTGCCAACGAGTGACGTGGGACAGGCGATAACAACTTTTTCACACGTAGGCTTCCCGGCAATAGGCGACTGCCTGAGAAGCGTCCAAAGGAGAGCAATGCACTGCAGAGTTTTCCCGAGCCCCATTTCATCTGCCATGATACATCCCCATGCCCCATCGGCAATCAATCCGGTTGTGCACCGGTATAGGAATTTCACTCCTTCGATTTGATGAGGCCGTAAAACTTTCGACAGCCTTGGGTCGATGACGACTGGCACCTTGACAACCTTtttattcttcttttcatccgCAATACCGAGGATGACCTTCAAGCTCCTATGCGGCCCCTTAttcaactcttctttcttcttcatttcttctAGCGATTCTATTGTATTTATATCCTCCGGATTCGGTTTATCATCAATAGTGGGGTCGAACAGAACGATAGCATGGTCGTCCATAGGATCGTGTAGAGGCCTGGGGACAAGAGTAGGATGTCTGCGGGCGCCAAGAGAGGCATGAGAAAGCGAATGTATTATAGGTTCCGAGGTCCTGGGGCAATACATAATTGGGATTGAGAAGCTAATAAACACCCGTGAGTATCATTAGACGAATGGGACAAGCGGGAGAATAGGGCACCGACCTTTTTGTAAATACGCCAGACTTGTCTTTTGGCTGAAACACCGGGAATTTTCTGTTACACCATTTGGCCATATCGCCCAAAACGCCATCGGAGCCATACTCCTTATTACCCATAGCAAAtttgcccttcttgctgggccttccttcatcatcatactCATCATTGCCACCGTCATCACAGGGTCCATCCTCTTTATATGAGACAGCTTTTCGCTTTCGCGCTGGAAGTGTCGATTCGCGTTTAGGTGCTGAAGATTTCGGTATCTTGAAAGGGGTGGAGACGATACCGAAGCCTCCAGAAGTGGCTGAAGTGAGAGGCGGCTCGCTTGGACGTTGAATTGTTCTCCGCAGCATGtcaaaagagaatgaaaatCACAAGAATTGGAGAGATTAAGGTGGGTGAAAAAAATTTTGGGTGGCgaaaagaaacaagaaTCGAGAGGAATGTCATGTTGACGGCGCGGTGATGGGATAGTCAGGAAGCAAGGCGCGTCGCTCGCGTCTTGGTTGACGAGCAGTCCAGTCAGCTTTCTGACGTGGCAAGTCAAGGCTGTGGTGGCGGCAGCGGTAGCCGCCGCGATTGCAGCTGACGAGCGAACACAGCAAGATCACAGGCCGATGTGCATCCGAGAACAGTCGCGTGGATTTCCCTGAAAATGAAGTGCGATGACATTGCGACTCCTGAATGTAAGGGGGAGAAAATCTCCGCGCGAGGAAGACGACTCCAGAGCGGCCGGTCACGAGCAGAATCCTGAATTATTCAAAAGCACTCCCGCTCTACCGCCTCATAAATATAAACACTTCCCAGACCGGCTCTATACTCTaagctgctgcttcttcagtcGTCCCTCTCACTCCTGCTATAGCGCCCTCTGCTTGATCTACTCCTTCGCCCTTCCTGCCATTGAACACCCGCTCTGTCTACTCTGTCGACCAGCCTCTAGCACCTTCCACAGCGCATCACATTCcaatctttttctttgcgCATCACACATCCTTTCGAATTCGGCGGTTCACTACATTGGAATACCTGTGAGTCGAGTTTCTGGCTTGTGTGTGCGCCGAGAAAGACTAGGGGAAAGACTGTAACAAAGCTGTACGTTGTGACTTGCGGCTTTTTGCTATGTCGTATACCGACTTTGCTGCACCGCACAGCTGCAGTTCTTTTGGATATCGTGCCATTTCTATATATAATTGGTGTTGGCGAAGAACCCCGTCATACATCTACAAACGCCCTTTACAAGTAACCACTTATTTGAGAACGTTTTTAAACGTCTCATTTGCACTTGGCCTTCTTTGTTCTACTGTTTGGTACATACATCGCTCTACAGTACGGGAATTTTCCGTCATTCTCATTCCCGTGCGCTGGAAAGTACGGTGTAAGCTTTGTCCGTTCTTGGCTTCCCTCTTATCAGGCTTGGACAAAAGACTCGGCCTGCGGATTGAAGGTCAATTTTTGGACAAGCTCTGACAGTATCTTCTGTCTGTGGTTCCTTGTGTTTCGTGACTTTTTTTGAAGAATCCCAAAGCTTGTTAAAGAAATTTGCTGACCCAATTTTGTCCTTGCTATGCTTCCCACTTCGCCTCCAACTATCACGTCTCCTACATGATATATATGCGACCTCCAATAATTTTTTCTCGTTTGTCTATCCACTATGTGGCATTTTTCGGAACGGCTTGCTTGCTTCATCCCCTCGTCAATCCATCAACGCAAAACGTAcacaaacaaaaacaaactCCTTCCCTACTGGGCCGTCATCCGCTATTTCATCTCATCACAACCGGCGACTGACCTCATTACCCCTCCTTTGGTTTTGTTCCACGTCTCGTTGTTCAACTTTCGTCTCTTTGGCCACCCCATCTCTATTTTAGCCGTTGGTTGATTTCATCCTTGTTTCTTTAACTTGATTTCTCCTTTATTCACTTAAGACCATATGTGTGGTAAGTATTTAGGACTAATATCACGTCGTTGTCAGTGCTGACTTCCCGTACAGGAATTTTCTCTTAttgctctttcctttgcgAAAGGAACCGCAAATACGTTTGCGATGTTCTTTGCAACGGTCTCGCGAGGCTTGAGTATCGTGGTTACGACAGTGCCGGTACGCCATCATCGCCTCTCAGAGCTCTTCACAGATCAATCAGCTGATGGCATCGAAAATGCAACCCGTTAGGTATTGGAATTGATGGCGACAGCAAGGGTTCTCCTATGATTCTCTTCAAGGAAGTTGGTAAAGTTGCTGCCTTAAGGAAACATATCAGCGAAGGCATCCCCTGTCCCTTGCCTGATCAAGCGcctttgaaggagaaggtcgATATGTCCAAGCTTTTCCTCAGCCAAACCTCGATGGCACATACCCGTTGGGCTACTCACGGTGTCCCCAGCCCTGGTAATTGTCATCCTCACGTCAGCGACGTGCAAACCGAGTTCAGCTTGGTTCATAATGGTATCATTACCAATTATAAGGAGCTCAAGcttgtccttctcaaaCGTGGCTATACTTTCCACAGCGACACCGACACTGAAGTCGTTGCTGTACTTTGCAAATATGTTTGGGATAGTCAGCCCAACAAGCGACTCAACTTCACTGAACTTATCAAGACTGTCGTGAAGGAGCTTGTGCGTAGGAACTAAACTCTTCATTTTGTTCTCTAGCTGACTCTGTTATAGGAAGGATCCTTTGCATTCGTGTTCAAGTCTACCCATTTCCCCGATGAGATTGTTGCTGCGCGACGCGGTTCTCCTCTTTTGATCGGTGTTAAGACAGACAGGAAGCTTAAGGTTGACTTTGTCGATGTTGAGTTACCCACTGCTGAGGAACGAGGTTGGTGACTGCCTTTCGCACCTGTCTGATATTTGCGCTTACGTTGAGACAGTGAATGACGTGGATGCCAGCGGTCTCCTTGCTGTACCGGCTGCTGTTGCCGAGGGCCCTGGCCCCAAACTTCGCCGATCCCAATCTCGTGCATTCCTCTCTGAAGATGGTATGCCCCAACCCATTGAGTTTTTCGTGGCGTCCGATGCTAGTGCTGTCATCGAGCACACTAAGCGTGTATTGtatcttgaagatgacgacaTCGCCCACATTGCTGAAGGCGAGCTTCACATCCACCGCCTCCGTCGCGACGATACCATTTCTTCTGTACGTGCTATCGAGCATCTTGAGATTGAACTTGCGGCGATTATGAAGGGTCAATATGATCACTTCATGCAGAAGGAGATTTACGAACAGCCCGAGTCAGTTGTCAACACTATGCGCGGGCGAGTCAACTTTGACACTCGCTCCATCATGCTTGGTGGCCTTAAAGCTTACTTGCCTGTCATCcgaagaggcagaagatTGATTTTTGTCGCCTGTGGTACTAGC
Coding sequences within:
- a CDS encoding DNA repair and recombination protein RAD54-like protein, translating into MLRRTIQRPSEPPLTSATSGGFGIVSTPFKIPKSSAPKRESTLPARKRKAVSYKEDGPCDDGGNDEYDDEGRPSKKGKFAMGNKEYGSDGVLGDMAKWCNRKFPVFQPKDKSGVFTKSFSIPIMYCPRTSEPIIHSLSHASLGARRHPTLVPRPLHDPMDDHAIVLFDPTIDDKPNPEDINTIESLEEMKKKEELNKGPHRSLKVILGIADEKKNKKVVKVPVVIDPRLSKVLRPHQIEGVKFLYRCTTGLIADGAWGCIMADEMGLGKTLQCIALLWTLLRQSPIAGKPTCEKVVIACPTSLVGNWANELVKWLGSGAVNPMVVDGKGGKAELIPAVRRWVQAHGRNITLPVMIVSYETLRTLQEELASCEIGLLLADEGHRLKNAETLTFQALTSLKVQRRVILTGTPIQNDLSEYFALLNFANPEYLGSKLDFKKNFESKILRGRDADATEKEKLESDAKLKELGGLVSKFIIRRTNDLLSKYLPVKYEHVVFCRPSPLQASLYNLFVTSKDVQRLLRGKDSQPLKAIGLLRKLVNHPDLLNLPEDLPGSETLLPDGYNGKGRDRTVNCQYSGKFVVLERMLDHIRHHTNDKIVLISNATQTLDLMEKLCRSKRYGYLRLDGSMSVPKRSKIVAQFNQPESKEFVFLLSSKAGGCGINLIGANRLVLFDPDWNPASDQQALARVWRDGQKKECFVYRFQTTGTIEEKIFQRQCQKQNLSACVVDEAEDTARHFTQGDLRQLFKFNPETLCDTHDTYKCKRCREGKQFVKAQALLYGDASTWNHYPNEELGKMHDDLLRAELGLAEVSYVFQYISH
- a CDS encoding glutamine-fructose-6-phosphate transaminase (isomerizing); this translates as MCGIFSYCSFLCERNRKYVCDVLCNGLARLEYRGYDSAGIGIDGDSKGSPMILFKEVGKVAALRKHISEGIPCPLPDQAPLKEKVDMSKLFLSQTSMAHTRWATHGVPSPGNCHPHVSDVQTEFSLVHNGIITNYKELKLVLLKRGYTFHSDTDTEVVAVLCKYVWDSQPNKRLNFTELIKTVVKELEGSFAFVFKSTHFPDEIVAARRGSPLLIGVKTDRKLKVDFVDVELPTAEERVNDVDASGLLAVPAAVAEGPGPKLRRSQSRAFLSEDGMPQPIEFFVASDASAVIEHTKRVLYLEDDDIAHIAEGELHIHRLRRDDTISSVRAIEHLEIELAAIMKGQYDHFMQKEIYEQPESVVNTMRGRVNFDTRSIMLGGLKAYLPVIRRGRRLIFVACGTSYHSCIAVRPVFEELTDIPVAVELASDFLDRRTPVFRDDVAIFVSQSGETADTILAMRYCLERGALCLGVVNAVGSTLSRETHSGVHINAGPEIGVASTKAYTSQYVALVMIAVQLSDDSITKTARRQQIIDGLHDIPAQIRKVLAMDKVLQQMAKDMLSKEKSLLIMGRGYQYATCLEGALKIKEVSYMHSEGILAGELKHGPLALVDEHLPVIFIMTRDSLYPKVQSALAQVTARKGRPIIICNEDDDTVSDNAKVIRVPQTVDCLQGLINVIPLQLLSYHLAVMNGVDVDFPRNLAKSVTTE
- a CDS encoding branchpoint-bridging protein, giving the protein MWRPAAKTTGTNDVPLANKRRFGLPEDGPPSNSPSYAPRPAGDIQYFNGRQERERDGRDDRERPRDDYDRRRDDYPRDDRDRRYEDYSRDGHSDRRDERSRWDDGDRREAPRGRERSRDRGDSNEDGPRKRRSRWGDASAKVNVPGMPVAVMGNVSQTELDNYAIHVRLEEINRKLRTGDVVPPEGQRSPSPTPQYDAYGRRTNTRELRYRKKLEDERTRLIDRAVKSDPNFRPPVDFQHKRGSRPQDKVYIPVKEFPEINFFGLLVGPRGNSLKKMERESGAKISIRGKGSVKEGKGRPGNFPHDEEDELHCLITADDESKVKACVALINKVIETAASTPEGENDHKRNQLRELASLNGTLRDDENQLCQNCGEKGHRRWECPQQRVYSANVICRICGGAGHMARDCRGRGDPNLTQNKQTAFDSEYTALMAELGEGGGSTPGSAPTAAIGAPGAIPPQSRVPPWRLPENWQSNAGGFRGPPGFQAQGYQQAAPGAAAYGQQQAYPGYAGYQTGAVGGYGSPATGGADAYAAYYASMGQQAPAAAV